One genomic segment of Nicotiana tabacum mitochondrion, complete genome includes these proteins:
- the orf171 gene encoding hypothetical protein has product MLLAILLILLQTGTTDLQISLTTEFSERRQIFLWIASFASFAVKVPMVPVHIWLPEAHVEAPTAGSVILAGIALKLGTYGFLRFSIPMFPEATLCSTPFIYTLSAIAIIYTSSTTLRQIDLKKIIAYSSVAHMNLVTIGMFSRAAAVRSPILSYGHTRPKHVCRARDPSTY; this is encoded by the coding sequence ATGCTATTAGCTATTCTGTTGATTCTTCTCCAAACAGGAACAACCGATTTACAAATCTCATTAACCACAGAATTTAGTGAGCGGCGCCAAATCTTTCTATGGATTGCTTCTTTCGCCTCTTTCGCCGTCAAAGTGCCTATGGTACCAGTTCATATTTGGTTACCCGAAGCTCATGTAGAGGCACCTACGGCAGGATCCGTCATCTTGGCAGGAATTGCTTTAAAATTGGGAACCTACGGGTTTTTAAGATTTTCAATACCCATGTTTCCCGAAGCGACACTTTGTTCCACTCCTTTCATTTATACTTTAAGCGCGATTGCTATAATATATACTTCCTCGACCACTTTAAGGCAGATCGATCTTAAGAAGATCATTGCTTACTCCTCAGTAGCTCATATGAATCTGGTGACTATTGGTATGTTTAGTCGGGCGGCGGCCGTTAGGTCACCTATTTTGAGTTATGGACACACAAGGCCAAAACATGTGTGCCGGGCGCGCGACCCATCAACCTACTAG